From the Drosophila simulans strain w501 chromosome 2L, Prin_Dsim_3.1, whole genome shotgun sequence genome, the window TTGTGCGCAAGCCGGACCAGGAACACCCATCGCCCAATGCCTCGGTCACGTCCAGCGGCACGGGAATACCCACGGCCAATGGCGGAGGTCGCCTGACCGCCGAGCAGAACCGCCAGTTGCAGTCGCTGGTCAATGAACTGCGTGCGCTGAAGGAGCAGAATCAGCGCCTGCTGGACGATAACCAGGAGTTGCGGGATCTGTGCTGCTTCCTGGACGACGACCGGCAGAAGGGACGCAAGCTGGCGCGAGAATGGCAGAGATTTGGGCGATACACGGCCAGCGTGATGCGGCAGGAGGTGGCCGCTTACCAGGTGGGTCCAGACCCGAACGACACTCCAGATCTTTGAGTACTAATTGACTTGACTTTCTCTTTGCAGAACAAACTACGTCAGCTGGATGATAAGCAGCAGGAGCTAATCACCGATAATCTAGAGCTCAAGGAGCTCTGCCTCTACTTGGACGAGGAGCGTGCCCATGTGGCGGCCAATGCGCTGTGCGCCGGTTGCGGAGCAGCCACTAGGAATGCGCTTCGAGATGACGGCGATGGTTCCAGCTCCAGCACGAATGCAGATGAGACCATCACCGCATTGAGGAACTATGCAGAGCAGCGGCAAATACCCCAGGTGAGCAAATAGAACGAATACCAATAAGAACATGACCTTATGacgattttaatttgattccCAACAGGATCTACGTCATGCCCACACGCTGAACGACCAGACGCTTCAGTATGTGCGCTCGCTGGAGCGCCGCATCCAGCaactggaggaggagcgcACCACGCCCACGGCCCATCTTCAGCAGCCGACGACGCCCACGCCgcaggccacgcccacgccaaCGGCCACATCTGCAGCCACTCCAGCCAAATCAGCGGCATCgccccaccagcagcaacagcaacagcagcagcaacaacatcaacagcagcagcaagacaTCGTGgccgctgcagcggcggcagcagctgctatCCAACTGCCGGAGCCGATTGCCGGACGCCCAGAGGCGGTGGTCCGAGCCCTCCAGGTGCTCGAGGTGCGGGAGCAGCTGGAGCGCGATCGGCTGGGCAACCTGGCTGGGAGCGCACTCGACCAGATGGACGACGGCGAGAAGGCGCTGGTCCGCGAGATGTGCAACGTGGTCTGGCGCAAACTGGAGGGCAGTCCACATGGACCGGCGGCCCTGGAGCCGCTCTAAGCCGGCGGAGATAGCCAGGGGCGGAGGCAACCTAAGGCGGGCTAACGCCTAGACTCTAATGTTTAAAGCTAACTTATGCCGTAATATTTAACCCTAAACATTGTACAAAGTTCAAACCACAACCTAAGCTTAAGCTACCGCTAAAGGCGAAAGAATACTCAACAAATATTTGGGATACTCCAGCAACTGATTCATCATGATGCAGGGCAATAAATTGACGTAGACTTTAACATCACTTTCGATGGCAGACTTCATTTTGTGCATATATTGTTAGATCAGCTTAGATTCAAATTCCAGCCTTAACTGGACTTAAGGCTGGACGATTTGGATGCGAATCGATATAAACTGTTCAGGGCGATGACTCCGCAGAATCAAGTAATCAACGCAATTGTTGTCTATTTTCGATTTGGAGCAACTTTCTTGGGGTCActctttttaattagtttctaACTCTGCTGATCAGTTGATGGAGTATGCCCACAATtactttatttacttattgtaAACTTTGACTGTTATTTTTGAATGCCAAGAGGAAAACCACTTTCATGAAAAATCTGCTAACTCGAAATACAATGCAACAAATAACATATTTCCATACTCATCAATGGGCCTTTGATTTCCTAAGTACTTTGATTGCGATTCTTTATGACCAATGAGCACAGGTCCACTGTTACGCTTTCCTCGCTTTGCTACGTGGTTTTTGGGACAAACTTAAGCTACCGCCGAGTTGTTTGGCCTGATTCTGCTTGGCCAATTTGCCCGTATCACGTTCATTCAGAAAGATCACCGCTCGCGGGACAGGAAGATGCGGCAGTAAAGGGCTCGAAATGCAAGCCAACCCACTTTCGGCCGTTCTGGTTTTACCGCTCTTGCTGCTCATCGGCTAATTCATGCATTATCCAATCCACCGCCGTTTTGGTCTCGGTCGCGCCTCGCAGATTCCAGGTGCGAACATGTGAGTCTTAACTTTGGGgtcattaaatatgcaaccTTTCATTTGGCTcctttttctgtgttttctGGTGGGGATTGGCTTAGGCGGATAAAGATCAGTTGGGACGCGGGTGAGGAGAGTTGCGCTGAGACTTAAGTGTAAATGTTTTCTGGATATTTTACTGCAATCAattgttgtatttattgaGCAGAAACTTGCTAATATTGATTACATTCAGGTAAGAAAACAGGGTATCGAGGTTTGGCACAAAGTGCTACTCTGTCTAGCTTGTTTTTGTCGAAACTTGGATTGAAAGTTATTACTTTGTTAGTTGGAATGGCACAGAGAAAAGTGCAGCATGCAGTTTTATTGTAAACCAatataaaatgctttaaagAAGATGTATTATTCTTGAGGATTCACTGCTGCAGTAACCTCTTAATGTAGCGACCCACGACGAAAAAGGGGCGCTGCTCGAATTCGTGCTTCTGGTCAATAGTAATAGTAACCTGAAGGGCAAGGTGATTAAAGTTTACGGCTATATAACTGGGGACTCCCTCCTTACCTGATCTCCCTTAAGGCGATCGATCAGGGTCACGCAAACATCGCCCGCTTTGACTCCCACTTTTTGGGTGACGGAGGCGAACATGCTGGCCTCCATCTCGATGTTCCGGATTCCCAGATCGTAGCACTTCTGCAAGAACTCCATCTTATCCTTCTCCGAGTACTCGCATATTGCTCCATCGGTGCGACCTTGACCTGGTTGAAATAGTCCATTGCATTAAGTACCTCTGGCTCGGGGTAAAGGTCCCACCTACCTTCGTAAAAGCAATCTGTTCCCATTGTGTTGGCACTTATGGTCTGAAATCCATCGTTGGCGTCGACACCGAATGCAATTATATCCCTGATCACGTCCTCGGAAAACTGAGCCGGTCGCACCACTCGCTGTCCGAGAATTGCCTAAAATGTTTGTTAATTGTAGTAGATACTTCTGCTAAACCGAAAAGTCAAACTGTAACTTACGATCTCATGCTCGTTGCGTAGCAGACCATTGAAGGCATTTTTGGTGGCCACAACTGTGCCGGGAGGCACGCCAAGTCCTCCGCAGGTGCCAATCCGAAGCAGAACGGGATCCTGGCAACGCGCGTATTTGAGGAGCTTGATCAGCTCGTGGAGCACGACACTGAAGGAGGAGGATCCAATGCCGTGGCTCACGCACAGCACCGGACCCACCTTGTACATGGCATATCGGTTGCCACGCTCGCACAAATCCACCGGATCGCCGGACTCCGGTACTACCAGGATATGTCGTAGGTGCAGGGCTAACTGCCGCATTCTGGATCCCGTTCCACCCATGCAGATGACCTACGGATTCCCGCACATTAGCAATCCGATGGCATTTGATTGGCACTATCTTACCCTAACATCGCCGAATCTGTTCTGCAACTCACTGGTGTCTCGGGTATTGGCCACATTGATGTCCAGGTGGTACAAATAATCCGATCGTGCGGTTTCCAAATGAGGATTATTCAACTTGACGGTTCTGAAAACTAAATCTCGCACAATACTCTCAATTTATTGTAGCGGTTGGTACTTACTTATCAGACATTTTGAGTTGATTCGTCGGTGGTTCCTGTTAAATGTGGATAGAAGTCtgaattttttcatttttgtctACATTTTCAGTAAGCTTTTGTTTGCACATTTTCAGATAGTACCTACAAACACATATAATTTAAGAACACTCTCTTTAGTTTCCCTACAAAGAGCTTTCTATATGTAGATAGTATATGTATTTCTTAccaataaatgtatttatataaatatacgtTTTATACAAAGATAGGGGTGTGTCATTCAGAACCACATGTATCTGTATATTTGATAATAACAACACAACGAATCAGCACCTACGCCCGGGTGCACTCAAAGTACTGCGCCGATTTCTAGATCTATTCAAGTGCACTTCCATGCAGTTCCACTATTCACCACAGCTCTATCTCACCACGATCATGTGATACCCGTGCATTATTGATTTCGGTCGGGTGGGATGCATGTTTCGGAAACCTAAACATCGACATGGAAGCAAGGCCGTAGCGCAAAGGGTAATCAAAATAAGGGGAATCCCACATAAATATCGCCGTGGACTGTATTCCCATTGCTCTCAAGGTTATCATAACAGTAAGCGATAACAGTAAGAGATATGAATTCTAACAGCGACCCTCTTTATTCTCCGATCCTTACTTTAAGTAGCTACTTATCAAAAATAACACAATTTGTATCGtcataaaatgaatatattttcaagtATCTGCCATAAAAGAGCTCATACCCGATGTATAACAGTTGATTGTATACATTTGCCAACTGATCTGCTTAGTTGGTCGGGTGAAAAGATCGCTCTTCGTACGAGACACACTTCTTTTAGTGCGCACTCGAAATGGAGCATGGGACCACCGAAAATAGTAAGTAGGCGGGTATTATGGGAGAAAACCCGAGAAGCGGAGAAAAGCAGTTGCAGACAAGCGCAGAGTCACCATCATCGGGCAGCTGTCATCTGGTTCAGATCGAGCAGCATCCGCGCATCTCGGAAGATGGAGACGGGCGCACTTACCATTCAACTGCGCAGTGAATCGCACgcgcaaataaaatattcggAGTCTGCTCAGAGAAGAAGTCGCAGCTGAACACATGGCATGGCagtggacatggacatggaagCCATAAAAGCGCTGACGTCGAGCCAAGACGTTACCAACCAGTCCGACTCCAACTGGAAACCCGATGGCAGAGCAAAAGCTTTATTCAGCCAGAAGTGCAGTGTTAGTGAAAAGAAAGTCACTGGAGCCGGTTGTGGCCACTTACTGCCGTCCCTCTCCGCCGCACTTTGCTTACTAATCTTCCAGGTGGGACTGGCTCCTGCAGTCAGCGCCAGGTCGCCGGCCAACGAGACGGCCTGGCCACCAATGCGACATTACGATATTTGGGACGACCACTTGGGCGAGCCGGGCGGTCTTGAGGAGGATTCCTTCGTGGATGAGGCGGACTTTAGGCTGCAAACGGGAACACCGGAGGAACTGGACATGGAGATGTCGCTGCAGGAAATCTCTGATCGTAGTTCCAGACAGGCGAACAGCAGACAGGGAAAAGGTGAGCTACAAATCTCAtccaaatatttcaatataagTAATCTGTTCATTAGTGATCCATCTGTTCCCGGTTCCCGTGGATGGCTACTGCATGTCCAGCGATGGTCGGCGTATTGGCAACTGCCTGAATGCCTACGAGTGCCGCCAGAAGGACGGACAGGCGAAGGGTGAGTGCGCCATGGGGTTCGGGGTGTGCTGCGTGTTCCTGGCCAGCTGCAACACTACGATAACCAACAACGTGACCTACATTGTGTCGCCGGAATTTCCCAGCTTCATGCCCAGCAACTTCACTGGCTGCAGTCTGCGGGTGAAGATGATGAGCGACGAGATCAGCCAGGTGCGGATTGACTTCCATCACTTCACACTGGGCCAGCCAAACCGAAGAACCGGAGTGTGCGAAGGCGATGTCTTCAGCATAGGCGGTGGACCGGGCGGAAACTTCTCCCTATGCGGCCAAAACAGTGGTCAGCACTGTGAGTATACATGTGTGTAAGCTGCCTGAGTACTTAAATCATGCTCCtattttttcagtgtactACGATGTGGGGGCACGGTCGTCGCCACGGCAATCTACTTTGTACGGCAGTCTGCGCCCTGTGGATGCGAGTACTGGCCCTAGCAACTCCACCCCCACGGGCGATCGCTTCATCGACATCAGTCTGAGCCTGTCCAGTCGCCTTCTGCCCCTCCGCATTTGGGAGATGAGTGTGGTGCAGATCCCCTTCAGCCAGCGAGCTCCGGCGGGTTGCTTACAATATCTCACCGGCACCGAGGGCATTATGCAGACCTTTAACTTCGCCGAGAATGGACGACATTTGGCCAATCAAAACTATAGGATTTGTGTGCGCCAGGAGCTGGACATGTGCTCCATTATGTACCAGCCATGCGATGAGCAGTCCTTCCGCATCGGCGGAGGTGGGCGAATGGCGAGCCGAGGTGGTGGCACTTCTGAAGCAGCGGCGACAACGGCAACGTCGAGTTCTGCTCCAGCCCAGTCGGATGCAGCAGGTGCAACAGCAGCTACATTAGGGAATGCTGCAGTGACCACAACAGCACCCACTTCTAGCACCCTCATGCAGATGCTAGCCAACATGGCAAACTCCACAACCACAACGCTGATGACCATGATGAGCGGAAACTCAACCCAGGCTGCCAGTTCAGTATCATCGGGCAGTaccagcagtagcagcaccGCTGCCATGAGCACGACGACAACATCAACCACTCCCACACCGCTCCGATCCAGTACAGAGGCATCTACCACCTCGGCAGCACCTGCATCTTCGCCAGCCAGCGATGATGTGGAGGGATCGGGTGGTGAGGTTggcgatgatgaggatgacgACGGTGGGTTTCTCTTCTTCAGGAGTCGTCCAACTACGGAGAGATCTCCCGTTTCCAGACGTCCCCGTCCCAGTGGCGGCTTCGACATCATGGGTATTATTCGGAATGCCATCGATTTGCCGCTGAAGTGGCGACGGCGCCAGGCCCGCCAGTTCTTCAGCACCTGCTCCGACCGGATTACAATGCCGTGCATCATAGAGGATTTCATAGGAACCGGTCTGGGCCCACTTCCTGGGTGCGAGCCCGTCCACTGCGGCGCCCAATTCTGCTCCTCGGGCGTGTGGCCCTGTCGCATTGAAAGCACTGTGACTCCGTTCTATATTGGTGTCCACTTCGGCAATGGCCAGGGCGCCGGCAAGGCGAACGCAGAGGATAACGTGGGTGCCTGTCTGCGATATTCCCAAGTGCAATGTATGTAATGACTTGCGGGGCTATTAACGTTCATTTCGctttaacaaattatttttcaattatcgAAATTGAGTTCAGATGCTATGTTAGTAATGACTTAAATacgtgttttttatttgtgggtTGCTAGTAACATTCCCTGAATAAATAGTATGTACAAGATTTTCCAACTTATTCGAGGTTAGTTAACTTTGCAGTTGAGACAAATTTACAGAATTgtctctttgttgttgtctttgtGAGTTGTTCGTTTGCTTATATTGTCGAATGATATTCACAATCAGTATTTaattcatacatatgtataatgtGCAATTGGACGAGAGGTAAagcttataaaataaaaaaccatttcGTTTGTCTTGAAATGTGCTGCGGATGTGCGTTTGGGTAAGCTGACATCGCTTGGAATGACAATGAAACTTAATGCCAACTGCATGTCAGCAAATGGGTGGGGATACATTTAGCAATGGCACCTTTGCAGGGCGACGACTTTGGCTTGCAGCGGTAAACATTCATATACAAATGATAAGAGCTTGATAACCGTACTAATTCTAGAAGTATTCGCCAGCCGCCTTGTACGATCTCGGGCAATTTTGTTCGGCATACAAGGCGTAGGCGTTCTTAGATCCTTGTTTGATAGGCAGCTTGCTCGAGTGCTTGTTCCACACATGCACTACATACGAGTCCTTGCACCGGGCCATTGTCTGTTCCAACTTTTCCGGCTCAAAAAAGTCGCGCCACCGCTTCCAGGGTACGGCGTAAAAGGCGCCCCGTCCGAATACTTTGAAGCCCATGCAGCGCTTGGGGTCCTCTTGCATCAGAGCAATGTCTTTGGTGCCACATATCTTCTGAGCCACCCGGGTTATCACCCCTGGCCCATTGTTGCCCCAGTCCTCGCCGTTAAAGTTGTGCTGAAAGTCGCGCAAACAGGACGCGGCGATCTCGTGGCCAAAGCCAGTGGCTGCCAGGTTCATAACGCCAGCTGCCAAATGGGTGTTGGACTCAGCACCCGTGTAATTGGGCGGCACCTTCTCCATGTTGCGAAGCACCACCACATCCATGTCCAGATAAAGACCGCCATACCGATAGAGGGTGAGGTAGCGGAGAAAGTCTGATATGTGCGAGAACAAATATCTGGAAAGGAAATGTCATCAATGAGTAATAACTAGGGAGTGTCTTTAAACTCACTTTGACCGCGACAAGCGACCATCTTTGAGCCACTCCTCCATGGGCGTACCGGATGCGTAACTCTCAAGATTCAGTCGTCGTAGATGGACATTGCTGTAACTGAGAATGGCCTCCACCAATGGTTGGGGATGGCTATTGTTGTTGGAGATTCGATAGGTGGGGCCGGCGAACAGGACGAACACTTGGAAATTCGGATTATGCATCGCTGCCGACTCGATTGCGCATGCCTGGCGGGCAGTGACCTTCAGCGTCTCCAGCTGCCTGTTCTCAGATAAGCGGCAACTGGTCTCATGAAAGAAGATACTGTTTCCGGGCGAGGGCTTGGAATCCGCCTGGAGGACGTCGTCCAACAGATTCGTTTCGCCATCTGCAGTTAACGCCTCCTGAGTTGCCAGTACTTGGCCCTCCATGAAGCATGAGTGGTACTTATTTTCCGAACTGTAGATGTAGAAGAGGCCTACAATTACCATTAGGACGAGGATGATAAACATCCTACGGGCCACCACATTGGGCAACCGGAGGAGCATGACTGCAGAGAGATCTGTTGGCAAGCAAGAGTGTAACCGTCATTCAACTTAAATGTTGTACATTCCAGCTATTTCTTACTCTATGTACGCCACATCGTCGGCTGGGCAAGATGCCTTAATCGCCCTCGACGACAAGAAAACTCCCACAATTGAAAGGCACAAAGCGGAGAACCACAACAAAAAGCGCTGTTATCGTTCCGCGGAAGCTAATCGATAACAGAAACTCGACCGGGTGGACAGTTCTCCTGTGCGGACTCGATAAGTCGATGGGGTGGGCAGTTCCACAGCAAAATCGACATCTCTGGCGTGGAAAGCGGCATTCGCTTTGAGAATTTTACGGATTTTTTCATTTACCGAACGAAAAGTGAATTGGCCGGCGCAGCACGCAACGACCGGTAGACGCTTAGTGCACCCATTACCCATATAGCAAAATAGTGAAATGAATGTTCCTCCTAGCGTGGGCAATGGAGGAGCGCCACCGGGAAGGGGCATGGGCTACACGCCGCCCGGTGCAATCGTGCCGCAGTTTCCACCACCCGGATTCGGGGCCCCACCCCCGCCGGAGCTGGCCGCCGCCTTCGGGGTGATGGCCACCAGCACCGAGTGGACGGAGCACAAGGCGCCGGACGGACGCCCATATTACTACAATCAGAACACGAAGCAAAGCTCGTGGGAGAAGCCTGAGGCTCTGATGACGCCCGCCGAGCTGCTGCACAACCAGTGTCCCTGGAAGGAGTATCGCTCTGATACGGGCAAAGTGTACTACCACAACGTGGCCACCAAGGAGACCTGCTGGGAGCCGCCGCCGGAGTACGTGGACATGAAGGCTAAGGCGAAGGCGGAAGAGTGAGTAAATTAGTTGTGCATCGCTTGCCACTTAGTAATATGATTCTTTGTTTACCcagagctgctgctgctgccaaagcCGTGGCAGCCATGACATCATCCAGCTTAGCCGGCATGGTGCCACCCGCTGCTCTGGCTAGCATTCTTCCCGCTGCCCTGCCTAT encodes:
- the LOC6739198 gene encoding heat shock protein DDB_G0288861, translated to MSGNQQQQQQQQKSLTNNAAAAATNEATTLGHNLIKLNSVDKIVGKSQAATQAINKLQQQQHQQQIHQRRSLLPATGGATNPHQPHSSQQQSGTPTPTAQSAAQKQQQQQQSHQLQTVATIHQPHSTQQQALTSRLPIQQQSAKELPNLAGQQRRSFHYQLQHQQQSLRSPQLKAPAPAHSIPPRYQPPPQPATGILKPHLPLKYPPDIPQLSSIYIPDSIKQQQQQQQQQSRYLPAHQPGAKDMLKFVRKPDQEHPSPNASVTSSGTGIPTANGGGRLTAEQNRQLQSLVNELRALKEQNQRLLDDNQELRDLCCFLDDDRQKGRKLAREWQRFGRYTASVMRQEVAAYQNKLRQLDDKQQELITDNLELKELCLYLDEERAHVAANALCAGCGAATRNALRDDGDGSSSSTNADETITALRNYAEQRQIPQDLRHAHTLNDQTLQYVRSLERRIQQLEEERTTPTAHLQQPTTPTPQATPTPTATSAATPAKSAASPHQQQQQQQQQQHQQQQQDIVAAAAAAAAAIQLPEPIAGRPEAVVRALQVLEVREQLERDRLGNLAGSALDQMDDGEKALVREMCNVVWRKLEGSPHGPAALEPL
- the LOC6739186 gene encoding uridine phosphorylase 1 → MSDKTVKLNNPHLETARSDYLYHLDINVANTRDTSELQNRFGDVRVICMGGTGSRMRQLALHLRHILVVPESGDPVDLCERGNRYAMYKVGPVLCVSHGIGSSSFSVVLHELIKLLKYARCQDPVLLRIGTCGGLGVPPGTVVATKNAFNGLLRNEHEIAILGQRVVRPAQFSEDVIRDIIAFGVDANDGFQTISANTMGTDCFYEGQGRTDGAICEYSEKDKMEFLQKCYDLGIRNIEMEASMFASVTQKVGVKAGDVCVTLIDRLKGDQVTITIDQKHEFEQRPFFVVGRYIKRLLQQ
- the LOC6739185 gene encoding uncharacterized protein LOC6739185 — translated: MAVDMDMEAIKALTSSQDVTNQSDSNWKPDGRAKALFSQKCSVSEKKVTGAGCGHLLPSLSAALCLLIFQVGLAPAVSARSPANETAWPPMRHYDIWDDHLGEPGGLEEDSFVDEADFRLQTGTPEELDMEMSLQEISDRSSRQANSRQGKVIHLFPVPVDGYCMSSDGRRIGNCLNAYECRQKDGQAKGECAMGFGVCCVFLASCNTTITNNVTYIVSPEFPSFMPSNFTGCSLRVKMMSDEISQVRIDFHHFTLGQPNRRTGVCEGDVFSIGGGPGGNFSLCGQNSGQHLYYDVGARSSPRQSTLYGSLRPVDASTGPSNSTPTGDRFIDISLSLSSRLLPLRIWEMSVVQIPFSQRAPAGCLQYLTGTEGIMQTFNFAENGRHLANQNYRICVRQELDMCSIMYQPCDEQSFRIGGGGRMASRGGGTSEAAATTATSSSAPAQSDAAGATAATLGNAAVTTTAPTSSTLMQMLANMANSTTTTLMTMMSGNSTQAASSVSSGSTSSSSTAAMSTTTTSTTPTPLRSSTEASTTSAAPASSPASDDVEGSGGEVGDDEDDDGGFLFFRSRPTTERSPVSRRPRPSGGFDIMGIIRNAIDLPLKWRRRQARQFFSTCSDRITMPCIIEDFIGTGLGPLPGCEPVHCGAQFCSSGVWPCRIESTVTPFYIGVHFGNGQGAGKANAEDNVGACLRYSQVQCM
- the LOC6739184 gene encoding lactosylceramide 4-alpha-galactosyltransferase isoform X1, whose amino-acid sequence is MLLRLPNVVARRMFIILVLMVIVGLFYIYSSENKYHSCFMEGQVLATQEALTADGETNLLDDVLQADSKPSPGNSIFFHETSCRLSENRQLETLKVTARQACAIESAAMHNPNFQVFVLFAGPTYRISNNNSHPQPLVEAILSYSNVHLRRLNLESYASGTPMEEWLKDGRLSRSKYLFSHISDFLRYLTLYRYGGLYLDMDVVVLRNMEKVPPNYTGAESNTHLAAGVMNLAATGFGHEIAASCLRDFQHNFNGEDWGNNGPGVITRVAQKICGTKDIALMQEDPKRCMGFKVFGRGAFYAVPWKRWRDFFEPEKLEQTMARCKDSYVVHVWNKHSSKLPIKQGSKNAYALYAEQNCPRSYKAAGEYF
- the LOC6739184 gene encoding uncharacterized protein LOC6739184 isoform X2, translating into MLLRLPNVVARRMFIILVLMVIVGLFYIYSSENKYHSCFMEGQVLATQEALTADGETNLLDDVLQADSKPSPGNSIFFHETSCRLSENRQLETLKVTARQACAIESAAMHNPNFQVFVLFAGPTYRISNNNSHPQPLVEAILSYSNVHLRRLNLESYASDICSRTYQTFSATSPSIGMAVFIWTWMWWCFATWRRCRPITRVLSPTPIWQLAL